TAGCTGATTTGCACAAATTTCGTTTATACGATTTTTAATAAATACTGTTATCAAATTTTTATGGTTGGCGGGTAATAAATTTAGCTTTTGCCAGTACAAACTAAGTTTTAAATTTTTAAAAATTTCAGAATCAGCTTTGTAAGGCTATAGCAGTAATTCTTTGATTAGGTAAATAAAAATACCGAAACTACCGGTACCATACCAATTGCTATTATTTTTGAGGGAAATTTTAAAATCCTGATTAGCCCAAGAGTTTGCGTCAGCGTTAAATCAAATAATTTTATTTAGCTAAAAATTTCTTTGCTCCGGCTTATGCTCGCATCAAAACTACCGCAGGTAGGCACCAGTATTTTCACCGTTATGTCGCAGTTAGCGCAACAACACGGCGCTATTAATTTGTCGCAGGGATTTCCTGATTTTAACTGTCCGCCGGAATTGATTGACCGGGTGAGTTATTACCTGCAACAAGGCTATAATCAATACGCACCCATGGCGGGTGTTTTGCCGTTGCGGGAGCAAATCAGTTTAAAAACCGAATTATTGTATGGCAGCAAGCCCGACCCAGAAACCGAAATAACCATCACATCGGGGGCTACCGAAGCTTTATACGCGGCGCTGGCAGCCATTTTGCACCCCCACGACGAAGTTATTGTTCTGGAGCCAGCCTACGATTCGTACGTTCCGGCTATTTTGTTAAACGGCGGCCGGCCGGTTTTTGTGCCTTTGCAAGTACCTTCGTTTACCATCGACTGGAACCTGGTAAAAGCGGCCATTACGCCGCGCACCCGGGCCATTATGCTCAACTCGCCACATAACCCGTCGGGAGCAATTTTAAAAAGTCAGGATTTACAAATACTCGCGGAAATTACGCGGGATACCGCTATTCTGGTAATCAGCGACGAAGTATACGAGCACATGGTGTACGATAATCAGCCGCACCAAA
The sequence above is a segment of the Adhaeribacter swui genome. Coding sequences within it:
- a CDS encoding methionine aminotransferase, with translation MLASKLPQVGTSIFTVMSQLAQQHGAINLSQGFPDFNCPPELIDRVSYYLQQGYNQYAPMAGVLPLREQISLKTELLYGSKPDPETEITITSGATEALYAALAAILHPHDEVIVLEPAYDSYVPAILLNGGRPVFVPLQVPSFTIDWNLVKAAITPRTRAIMLNSPHNPSGAILKSQDLQILAEITRDTAILVISDEVYEHMVYDNQPHQSMLTLPELASRSFVISSFGKTYHATGWKVAYCVAPPALTIEFRKVHQYLTFSTITPVQYALADFLTNRDHYLNLPDFYQRKRDLFCQLLQDTRFTFQPSTGTYFQLVSYENITSEKDQDFARRLTTDIGVAAIPISVFYQQQTDHGLLRFCFAKNEETLRAAAQKLQNL